In the genome of Neofelis nebulosa isolate mNeoNeb1 chromosome 8, mNeoNeb1.pri, whole genome shotgun sequence, one region contains:
- the SMDT1 gene encoding essential MCU regulator, mitochondrial: protein MASAAARWLALASVRSGALRSGPSLRKGGDVSAGGGGSGRSLVPSRSVIVTRSGAILPKPVKMSFGLLRVFSIVIPFLYVGTLISKNFAALLEEHDIFVPEDDDDDD from the exons ATGGCGTCCGCAGCGGCTCGCTGGCTGGCATTGGCATCCGTCCGATCCGGGGCTTTACGGAGCGGGCCGAGCTTGAGGAAAGGTGGCGATGTCTCCGCCGGAGGGGGTGGCTCAGGTCGGAGCCTGGTACCGTCGAGGTCAGTCATCGTTACTCGCAGCGGCGCCATTTTGCCCAAACCGGTGAAA ATGTCCTTCGGCCTTCTCCGTGTGTTCTCCATTGTGATCCCCTTTCTCTATGTCGGGACGCTCATTAGCAAGAACTTTGCTGCTCTACTTGAGGAGCATGACATTTTTGTCCCAGAGGATGACGACGACGATGACTAA